Genomic DNA from Peptococcus niger:
AAATTTCCTATAGTTTCTCTTCTGACGCCAACTTTTCTTGCTAAATCTTCTTGCTTCATATTATATCTCGCCCTAAATTCTTTCATTCTATTTTTAATCATAGCTGATTCCTTTAGATTCTTTCCATTCAAAAAATACATTGGCTAAGGTGAATACAAATATGCCCATCGAAAAACAAATTCCAAACGAGAGCTGAATACAGTTTTCGTATCCAAAAATTCTTAGAATAAATAAAAATGGAATAAGTGAAAGTGTTTGGGTAAAGAAGGCTAATGACGCTGATTTTTCCACATATTTAATAAAAGCTTCATCCGGTATAACCCAAAAATACCTTAGATAATATAAAAACCCCAAAAATCCAAGTCAACCTTGATTCTTCGTGATCAAAGCTAATACTGAAATAAGGGCAAGCAATGATAAAAAGCCCAGCAAATTTATTCTCTTTTTCATGTCAATTCTCCTCCATGTGATATATTTTTATCTTCATAATAAA
This window encodes:
- a CDS encoding helix-turn-helix transcriptional regulator, yielding MIKNRMKEFRARYNMKQEDLARKVGVRRETIGNLENGRYNPSLVLAWNIAKEFGVTIEDVFEVLDD